TCACCGAGGCTTCCACctggctcaacacacacacgtccatgtCTTGGTTCAACATATTTACAACTAGTGTGGATCTCAGTTGaacacaaacctccaccaacaAGCCTACACATGATTGTATTGTTCTCATAGTAGAGATATAATAGAAAAAGGGAAGCGCTCTGATAATCTAAATTATTAATTTGTCATAAAAACCTGGTCCAAAACAGTCAACATGAAAACCAATGCAACAAATTTACATGGGAGAGAGATAAACTCGAGATATCACATCAACATGAAATACATCCCCAGGAAAGGCTGCAGCTTAACAACAATCCAGTTGTGGAATAAATAATCTTATAGTTGTGTAACCCAGCTAATAAATAAACCTTTAAACAGACACGGGTGAAAACAGTTAATCATTTAACTTGTTTTATTACGTGCTGTGGACGTTAACTTGAAACTCACCATCACAGTATTCATTCTGTATAATCATGTGATCGTCCTCAGCCCATGCTGAATAATAACGAACAACATGTGGGTGGTGCCCCAGAACAGCGTGTGCATAGACCTCCTTCAGGGCCAGCTGCCTGGAAGGAtgttaaaagaaaaggaggtcATGGGTTCATTTGATCAAATCAGTaaccaaataattaaaaaaagtcgGTGCGAGTGTGACATGGTGCTGACTCACTCATTGGCGGAGCCTGCGAGGGGTTGCCGAGAGCGTTTTATGGCGTACCAGCAACCGTCCAGCCTCTTCACACACTTGTACACGGCCCCAAACTCGCCCACGCCGATGCACTCCAGCTCCAGGAACTCGCCCTCATAACGTGACAGCATGAGGGTTTGGATGGCACGTCTCTGCCAGATAAACAGACGGAGAAGCCTTGtggtaaaaaatacaaaaatttcCAAAAAAGGAACACAACACGTCACATCTCCAGATTGATCACAGCCAGGAGCACCAAATAAGGAAACACTTCCACGGTGGATGTGTGTCGTTGGAGATTCCTCGGAACTAGCTGCATGTCAGTTTTTGGACAAAACAGTGCGTGAGGAGGCAGCTGAAGATGACAAAGCCTGCTGATGAAGAGGCATCTGAGAGGGAGGGTTACGTTCACCAGAAAGCACGGATGAAAATAGCTGTACCTTTCGTGGGAGGAAGGCCTCATCGTCCTCCTCAGATGACGTTAGGCTGTGTTTCATCCTGGAAGATCGAGAAGGGCCTTTAGACCTTTTATATTGTAAAAGTGCATTTCACTGGGTTTAACAGTCAGGCCTGCAGTGTCAGGGCACTAAAAACAGGAAGATGGACTCAAACTGTTTCCATCTCCCACCACATGTCAAAAACAGTTTCACCCCTGCAGGATTGTGGGAATCTTCTGGTCATTTAAGTGTTTGATGTTAAAAATAACTGCTTTTAATGGGACATCCACATCCCGATAAAAATAGATTAATTTCCCTGTAATGTGAGTGTTGACCGAATCCACAAGTTAACCTGTGTCCATAGTCGTCATCTTCATCGCTCCTGGAGCTgctcctccactgctgctcACTGTTCCTGCGTACAGTGTCAGGGGTGAAGGGATTAACGTTGACCGAGGGCGCCTGGAGGAGGTTTGCTGCAGCCGAGGGGAAATGGAAGCTCCTCTGTTTGCAACTTATCTTAGAGCTAGAGCAAGGCTGAGACGACTTCGAGAGCAGACTCTGAAAAAGGCAGATCATCGTACATTGAACTCAAACTGGTTTGACGAGTGATAAAATCATCCAAGACTACATGGGTGCACTAAGGATCAATAAGTATTCCCCCACCTTTGGCGTGCTGGGGGAGTCACAGAGCCTAAGCTTATTCCAGGAGGCGTAAGGTATGGGGCTGGTGCACTGGAAAGGAGAAGACAAGTCGTGGCTCCTGCCGCGGTGGCGTTGCACCCGGGGTGTCCGGCATGCCGAGCTGGGACTGTGGATTCTGGGACTGCGGATGCTGGGACTGCGGATTCTGGGACTGCGGAAGCTGGGACTGCGGATTCTGGGACTCAAATTCCTTGGACTGCGGATTCCAGGACTGCAGATCCTTGGACTGCGCAGGCTGGGGGTGAAGTCATCAGAGCTGTTGTCGCTGCTGTTGGCCTCCTCTCCACAGCTAGAGAAATCCAGCTGCTGGCTGATCTCCTCAAACAACGCCATCTTTCTTGGGGCCTGTAGTTTGGCAAAGGATTCTAGGTGAATTAGACTTCACTTAGAGACCAAAAATACTTACTAGCATTAATAGTCCTCCGTTTAATTCTCTTCAGGAAGATAAAAGGGATAATTAACATGCATGTAGCCAATTAAAGCATCAACCTCTGAAGGAGGAAGGCCCACAAATATCCAGTCTGATTTTAGACCATTATTAACTCTTTGTTGACTTTCACTTCTAAAGAACAAGTTCCATCATGTAAccaacaagttaaaataacttATTAATTTATACTTTTAAGTCAATCCACTAACACTGTGATTTCAAACTGAAAGTGAAAGATCAACAGATGCTTCCTACGCATAAACATCagcgtgtgagagtgtgtgagagtgtgtgtgtgtctgtgtgtgtgtgtgtgtgtgtgtgtcagctgataTTGAGTAACAAGTTGTGTTCATCCCGTTTACTCACGAACAAGTCGCAAACAGCAGCCGCGCAACAACACGCTCGAATTTCGCGCCGTGTATGTAAATTACTTCCTGATTAAATAAACTACCCCGCCAGGTTTGACCCATCGCgctttctgattggctgaatttTACCTGCGCCACACACCTGACCACGAAGCGGCTGTTAATGACATTCACACATTCCAtagttatatataaataaataattaactgaatgaaatgagttgtatatacacacattacTATATACACTACAACGACAAATTTATATCAACTCATATCTAGCATTGCATTTACTACAAATttatattaaaagaaaacatatttaaacataaaaacatgttaaataaatttgcaataaaacatttaatatattaCTAATATATTTATAGCCAATAATGTACATAAGAAAAGGTTGCGatgtattaaatatttgttaaaaCAAATATCCTTTAACCCAAATTGGGTCATTGTATTGAATAGTAATACAGACACGTGGGCGGAAGTGACCGACGTCATCACAACAGTGAGacagggaggagaagcagctcGATCGTGGATGTGACTCAGATCCACAGAAAACACCCGGAGAGCGGCCGCAGAACATGATCCACAGCCGGCAGCAGCGCACCGTGTAACCCGCTCCATCGCACCGGACCTCGGTCTCTCTGTGTTATCTCCCCCCGTGTCCCCCAACGCCCCGAGGCAGCAGCGCCATGGTGAAGCAGTCGGACCGAGCCCCGCTGCTGGACTGGGAGGAGATCCCCCCGCCGCCCGACCCCAGCCAGGCGGGCCCGCTGCAGCCGCCGCCGCTGacggaggacgctccggcgggGAAAAGTTCGCAGGCACCCGGTGGGACCGCGCCCGGTTCTGGGTGGGGCACCACAACAAAAGCCAAGGTCTGCAGCCCGTCCAAGGCGGTCACAGCTGTTGTTGCCAGCAGGGTCCGGAGCCCGGGCCGCCCGCTGACAGATCCCCGCGGGCCGGGGTGGACTCGTCCGGAGCCTCTGGGAACGGATCATCGTGTTCTCTTCCCCGGCCTCTCGGTGAGGGATCAGTGGGAGGAGAAGGACCAGATCGTGGCTGTGTTCGTGGTCACGTTTGATACGAGATCAGGTAAACAAGCTGAGCCTCAGAGGTTTTTAtcattcacatttaaaataaccACAAATATTGCCTGATGAATATTATCCAGAATATTATAtgatgtattgtttttgttaatTCTCTTCTTATATATTCAGTAGTCTGTGGTCATCAAATATTCTAACGTTAAACCCAATTTAATCCAATAGATTACCAATCCAATGTGGTGAAATAACCGGTTTAGTTTTTGATGGAGTAAGAAGTGAACTTCCTTTATGAAGATTTCCAGTTTTTGCAATCTGCAGTTCTCATGCAAGAGCAAGAATAAATGAAGCAGTAACTCCAGCCCAGTAgattcagtttagtttttttttctatatataattGTACAGTTTGCACTTGTTAAACTATGGTATtgtttgaaaacagaaaacctTTAAGAGGTCAACAGTCAGTCACCAGAGCATCAGGATCAGGATGTCAGTGGATTCACATGTGGGAGAGTTCAGTGTTTGGATAGTGACAGTAGCTGAGTCAGTGTTTTCTCACATGATCTCTTGCCACTGTAACACTTGGAGGAAGTGGTCAGAATGAAAGTTGACAgtaaaaaactgtgtgtgtgtgtgtgtgtgtgtgtgtgtgtgtatggctgGCTGGCAGGGAACATGGTGGAGTGGTGCCTGCCTCACGACGTCAACCTTGACGGAGTGGAATTCAAGTCGATGGCCAGTGGCTCTCACCGGATCAACAGTGACTTCATGTACGTGAGAATGAAATTCAGTTTTTACAGTCCAGAGCTCGAATGATACAGATTTTTTTGGGGCAAATGCTGATATTCGGGGGTCCAAGATTTCTGATACCACAATTTGGcaatgtgtccaaaatgtaaaatgtcaatATCAAACCcttttgaaaaagaaatataACTGAGGCTTGAGCTTGAACTTAATTCGAATAACTTAAggtaaaaggaaaacacaaatatgaacaaatataaagaacttgaattaagaaaataaacgttttacataaaatgttggGCGgggcaataaaaacaatatcagtTATTATCTTTATCAACTGCAATAGAACAAAAGTcgaatatttataaataatgcTTTTGCATTGTCTAAGCATAGATACGAGGTAGAACACatcattaataatttaattaataaagacttaaaaaaaaaaaatcttcactCAGGGAAAAACCTtaatagaaaaatatttttttttgataatTATTTACATTGACCAATATGAAAATGGACATCATTATTGACTAGATCATCCAGTGCAAATATAATATGATTATAAATGCatatcttttctgcattgtttatccTAAAATTCTCATATCTGCATACTTAGACCAAACCACCTGTGAGAGGCTGATATCCACCAGCAGATCAATTGGGGGGGGCGGCTCTAGTTCAGTCTCTAGTCTCCATCTCACCGTGTTTATTCCTGCTCTTGTTTTCAGTTATTTCCGTAAAGGCGTTTACTTCGGCCTGGCCTGCTTCGCCAACATGCCTGTGGAGAGCGAGCTGGAGAGGGGGGCGAGGATGAAGTCCGTGGGGATCCTGTCTCCGTCCTACACCCTGCTCTACCGCTACATGCACTTCCTGGAGAACCAAGTCCGGTGAGTTAACTGCATGTGCAAGTTTCTCTTCACGATTACTTCTCTCCTcaccttgtttttttctctctcccacccaactgtgtttacaCGTTCCTCCGTATGTGCCTACCTCCTGTCCGCACTCCTTTGTTTAAATGTTCTCATCTATTATACATGAAGCCAGAGTCCCAGTCACAGCTATCGTCACAGGAGCCCATTTACAGGCAGTTTTTGTATGAAGTCTGAGCACGGAGCTGGAACAAAGCCTGACAGcgtctctcttctcctcagtgactctgtgctgctgcttcagtcCTCTCACGAAGGCTCGACTCCACATTGACTCTATAAAAAAGCAGTAAAACACAGCCACCATTTCAGGTTAAACACAAAGAGGCCTGACGTTAGTGACGGATACTAACTAAGCACAACCTGTAATCTTGCATCATGGAGGAAATAAATAGCTTTATCTCATATTAAATGCAGGattctttatatttacacaGTGCAGCACGGCGACAGATGATCAATATACAGAAGTCTCAAAAACATTTGCTCATATTCAGCTTCATGGTTTTAATTTGCATGTTCAGAAACGCTTTACTTTCCACTATCGGCGAACTCTTTAAAGTCGTGATTCAAGAGGCTACCTTCACAAACCTGAAAATGTTACAAACTCTCTTTGTCTCCCTGCTCTTCTTTTCTCGTAGACTCCAGTTGAAGTGTCCAGGCCAGTACTCTCCACTGGAGGCCTTCTACGAGGACAAGAAGGCCGTCCTTCCCCCGACAGGAAATGGCCTGGTCACCGCTTGTCCGACCTGGAGTGTCACCACCATCAACCGCTGCATGCACCCGGAAATGAAGGTGCAGAAATCAACCAAACACACCTGCAGCgttgcatgttctcctcagATTAAAGTCCCATGAAAACAACAGTATGTGTGACCGCTTGCCCTCCTGCAGATCACCCACCCTGCGGGCTGCATGTCCCAGTTCACCCAGTTCTTCGGGGAGCAGATCATGGTGCTGTGGAAGTTTGCGTTGCTGAGGaaacgtctcctcctcttctcccctccgCCTGTAGGTGTGGTCTGCTACAGGGGTGAGCAGCTCagatataaaggctttgacacacacacacaccacacacacagacacacacacacaaacgcagacaAAACAGAGATGTTTGATTCTACATTTACTTGTCCTCCCTCAGTTTACTGCCTTTGCTGCCTGGCCAACGTGTCTCTACCCGGAGTCGGCGTCTCTGTTCCTGAGTTGCGTCCGTTCTTCTACATCAACATAGCCGACATCCCCACACTGGAAACAGAGATGTCATATGTGGCCTGTGAGTGGAGGCTGACTTTTAAAAGCTCATTTAGCCcaatttaataaacaaaatctAATTTAGTATAAACATACaatctgttttcatgtgttaaGGTACCACAGAGAAGATCTtcgaggagaagaaggagctgTACGACGTCTACATCGATAACCagaatgtgaaaacacacaggcCCCACTTGCAGCCGCTGCTCCGGCTGAACGCGGCGGACAAGGAGAAGTACCGGAAACTGAGTGAGCAGAGGTACGCCAACAAGTGGAGTTAAATGAACTGCGCTGCATTCGAAATCAATATCAATTTGTGAGAACGAGTCCCTCACATCAGCTGTTAGTGGTGGTCTGAGGTCAGCGGGTAGTGGTTTGAGGTCGTATCTCTCAGATTTCATATTGATGGATGAttacttttttttcccccccagacAACTGCTGCTGTACTCGCAGGAGGTGGACGGAGACTGCACGTCTAACGAGGAGGATCTTTTCATCCTGTGAGTCCTCCGCAGCTTTATTCATAGTTATGTAACACAggatgtatttttatatttataaagataTTAATACTATGAACACTGAACTGGACTGAACCAATCGATCCTCAGCAATGCCACATACAAACCTAAAGACTTTGCACTGTGCCCCCTGTATATAAAACtacctatccatctatccatctatccatccatccatccatccatccatctatccatctatccatctatccatccatccatccatccatccatccatccatccatccatccatccatccatccatccatccaaccaaccctaaccctgtctgtctgtccatccgtttcctcttttcttccttcctcctttccttttctttattttctccattCCTTCTTTACTTCCCTCGTTCCTTCTTTGCCTTCCTTCCCCTCCTTTgttcctcttttcctttccaTCGTTCCTTCTTTCCCTCCTTCACTCTTCTTTCATATGAATATTTTAATGTGATTCGGGGGACCACTGCCTGATACTGTTTTTCTTCAATCCTCCACTCGTAGATTCTTCATGGAGCTGAACAACCGCATCTTCCAGACGCTGTCCGAGGTGGCAGGGAGCTCCGACCCCACCCTGACCGCTGATCACGTGAGAGCCATGGGGCTGGATCCCCAGTGTGACCGCTCCTTCCTGGTCGACCTGCTGGAGGTGTACGGTATCGACGTCGCCCTGGTCATAGAcaacctctgctgctcctgagcccccccccccccccccttctcctcacTCAGCCTGGGAATCTCAGGACGTCACTGGATTATCTGTGCCTTCAAGGCCCACGCACACCCAGACACTGAAGAACACTGCCTCCACCCTGGGGCTTCATCTGTCGCCTGCTGTCCTCTGCTGGGtgtgtgttcccccccccccccccccccccccatgtttgtgtgtcatctgGCCTGTAGAGACTGTTTCCAGCCGGCTTGCGTAAAAAGGACACTGAGCGTTGGTGCACCGGTTCACGGGGTATGATCATCTCCTGCCCGGCATACAgcgcacgcccccccccccccccccccccagagcctTTCACCTCTTCCATCCCTTCTGTGACTCCTTGTTTGCTCTTGACTGACTCAGATTCCCAGCTCACGTGGCCAGGCTTTAAGCACTGGAATACATAAACCTGTCTGGATAAGGCCTGGTCATCGCAGCAGGACGCTCGGTCGctctctgctgcccccccccccccccgtcaacaAAGTGACACATTCACAGTCCTCCAGCTTCGGGCGTCACTTGTGCTTTCTCCGAAGAACACATTCATATGATTTGGACAAGTTTTTAGAGCCAGGGTTTAATTTGAGTGCTTCAAAAACCTTTTGTTTGAATTCTAGCCTCCGTGACGTGTGACACATTCAACGACGTCAGATCCTCTGCT
Above is a genomic segment from Pleuronectes platessa chromosome 7, fPlePla1.1, whole genome shotgun sequence containing:
- the wee2 gene encoding wee1-like protein kinase 2 isoform X1 yields the protein MFCGRSPGVFCGSESHPRSSCFSSLSHCCDDVGHFRPRAPRKMALFEEISQQLDFSSCGEEANSSDNSSDDFTPSLRSPRICSPGIRSPRNLSPRIRSPSFRSPRIRSPSIRSPRIHSPSSACRTPRVQRHRGRSHDLSSPFQCTSPIPYASWNKLRLCDSPSTPKSLLSKSSQPCSSSKISCKQRSFHFPSAAANLLQAPSVNVNPFTPDTVRRNSEQQWRSSSRSDEDDDYGHRMKHSLTSSEEDDEAFLPRKRRAIQTLMLSRYEGEFLELECIGVGEFGAVYKCVKRLDGCWYAIKRSRQPLAGSANEQLALKEVYAHAVLGHHPHVVRYYSAWAEDDHMIIQNEYCDGGSLGDAIVKKRLQCELFSEAELKDLLLQVSMGLKYIHSTGLVHLDIKPGNIFICQRPCPTAAGEGESEEEDDRSAPAGVIFKIGDLGHVTSTSNPQVEEGDSRFLASEVLHEDYSHLPKADIFALGLTVLLAAGAPPLPQNGAEWHSLREGKLPELAQELSPAFRGLIQLLLDPDQRKRPSARELCKHPVLRDERTGRLATQLRRELNVEKFRTAMLEKELQEARQAALSPKQSLPPGLKAHAKMGSLPKSGRRLVGRSTARSISYDVSGYGI
- the wee2 gene encoding wee1-like protein kinase 2 isoform X2 translates to MALFEEISQQLDFSSCGEEANSSDNSSDDFTPSLRSPRICSPGIRSPRNLSPRIRSPSFRSPRIRSPSIRSPRIHSPSSACRTPRVQRHRGRSHDLSSPFQCTSPIPYASWNKLRLCDSPSTPKSLLSKSSQPCSSSKISCKQRSFHFPSAAANLLQAPSVNVNPFTPDTVRRNSEQQWRSSSRSDEDDDYGHRMKHSLTSSEEDDEAFLPRKRRAIQTLMLSRYEGEFLELECIGVGEFGAVYKCVKRLDGCWYAIKRSRQPLAGSANEQLALKEVYAHAVLGHHPHVVRYYSAWAEDDHMIIQNEYCDGGSLGDAIVKKRLQCELFSEAELKDLLLQVSMGLKYIHSTGLVHLDIKPGNIFICQRPCPTAAGEGESEEEDDRSAPAGVIFKIGDLGHVTSTSNPQVEEGDSRFLASEVLHEDYSHLPKADIFALGLTVLLAAGAPPLPQNGAEWHSLREGKLPELAQELSPAFRGLIQLLLDPDQRKRPSARELCKHPVLRDERTGRLATQLRRELNVEKFRTAMLEKELQEARQAALSPKQSLPPGLKAHAKMGSLPKSGRRLVGRSTARSISYDVSGYGI
- the dennd11 gene encoding DENN domain-containing protein 11 encodes the protein MVKQSDRAPLLDWEEIPPPPDPSQAGPLQPPPLTEDAPAGKSSQAPGGTAPGSGWGTTTKAKVCSPSKAVTAVVASRVRSPGRPLTDPRGPGWTRPEPLGTDHRVLFPGLSVRDQWEEKDQIVAVFVVTFDTRSGNMVEWCLPHDVNLDGVEFKSMASGSHRINSDFIYFRKGVYFGLACFANMPVESELERGARMKSVGILSPSYTLLYRYMHFLENQVRLQLKCPGQYSPLEAFYEDKKAVLPPTGNGLVTACPTWSVTTINRCMHPEMKITHPAGCMSQFTQFFGEQIMVLWKFALLRKRLLLFSPPPVGVVCYRVYCLCCLANVSLPGVGVSVPELRPFFYINIADIPTLETEMSYVACTTEKIFEEKKELYDVYIDNQNVKTHRPHLQPLLRLNAADKEKYRKLSEQRQLLLYSQEVDGDCTSNEEDLFILFFMELNNRIFQTLSEVAGSSDPTLTADHVRAMGLDPQCDRSFLVDLLEVYGIDVALVIDNLCCS